AATTGTGCCATCCATTTTTTTCTTAAGTCATGTTAAAGAAAATTGTTTTTTAATGAATTAGAAATAACATTTAATTATTTTCTTATAAAGCCCTTAAGGTCTGTTTTTAAATTTAAGTGTAATTTTGTTTTTCATAATTCATGTTAAGGCTGCAGGGTGTGGTTTGAGTCCTCTAGGGGCTTTATCAGTCCACCACTCCATCTAAGCGTCACGTAAGAGCTATGTCAGTCTGAGGGCTTTATCATGCCCCCTTTAATTTGCagggtgtggatggagccctgttgtgattacctaattatttatttatttaaatatttattttttaaattaaatgaaaattttaataactagaaaattaaaaaaaaacataatttcattaaaaaaataaaaacactacaAAGTCATTAAAAAATATAACTAGAAAATTTATAACTAATAATTTGTAACTCGTCGTCTTCGTCGACTCCTCCTTGTTCACGATAAAACCATAGGTGCTCGGTCCGATCGGCTCGAAGGTTATGGTGTGTGTTCCTGGCCCGTATCTTAGCTCGGATAGCTTCTTTCTCAACGTATGTTAGTATTGGGTTCGTTGGTTGGTTACTTTCATCATAGCTTTCTCCACAAAACGCTCTACCCGAGTCCTCCAATATCATGTTATGCAAAATGATACACGTATACATGATGTTTCTCATTTTACTTTTTCCAAGTATCCTCGACGGCTGGGCGATGATAGACCATCTTTTTTTTAACACACCGAAAGCCCGTTCGATATCTTTTCTTGCTGACTCTTGTTTTTTCTTGAAATACAATCTTTTTTCGTCATCTGGACACGAAAGAGTTTTTACCAACGTCGCCCACTCAGGATAA
Above is a window of Helianthus annuus cultivar XRQ/B chromosome 14, HanXRQr2.0-SUNRISE, whole genome shotgun sequence DNA encoding:
- the LOC110907010 gene encoding uncharacterized protein LOC110907010 encodes the protein MAGANNDIAVLMSSNLFDDVIDGVAPDTSFYANDVEYKYGYYLTDGIYPEWATLVKTLSCPDDEKRLYFKKKQESARKDIERAFGVLKKRWSIIAQPSRILGKSKMRNIMYTCIILHNMILEDSGRAFCGESYDESNQPTNPILTYVEKEAIRAKIRARNTHHNLRADRTEHLWFYREQGGVDEDDELQIISYKFSSYIF